Proteins encoded within one genomic window of Pseudomonadota bacterium:
- a CDS encoding type II toxin-antitoxin system death-on-curing family toxin: protein MSRCASSPDDPEFLTVEDILEIHALQIERYGGGTGIRDRALLESAAAQPRSTFNGEPLHRDLFEMAAAYLFHIVANHPFVDGNKRTGLVAALVFLDLNGIHMEHGSGILYEITMATAEGRTGKDRIAKVMRHLASD from the coding sequence ATGTCACGCTGCGCAAGCTCGCCCGATGATCCCGAGTTCCTGACTGTCGAAGACATCCTGGAGATACACGCGCTGCAGATCGAGAGGTACGGCGGCGGAACGGGGATCCGCGACCGCGCGCTCCTGGAATCGGCGGCGGCGCAGCCGAGGTCCACGTTCAACGGCGAGCCGCTGCACCGCGATCTCTTCGAAATGGCTGCCGCGTACCTCTTCCACATCGTCGCGAACCACCCTTTCGTCGACGGCAACAAGCGCACCGGACTGGTCGCGGCCCTCGTGTTCCTGGATCTGAACGGGATCCACATGGAACATGGTTCGGGCATTCTCTACGAGATCACGATGGCAACAGCGGAGGGCCGCACGGGCAAGGACAGGATCGCGAAGGTCATGCGCCATTTGGCCTCCGATTGA
- a CDS encoding AbrB/MazE/SpoVT family DNA-binding domain-containing protein — protein MVKTLTAIGNSLGLIIDRPILDLLCIDRETRLEVRTDGEALIIVPLREGTGRRVRSAAKRVMDAHDVTLRKLAR, from the coding sequence ATGGTCAAGACGCTCACGGCGATCGGCAACAGCCTCGGTCTCATCATCGACAGGCCGATCCTGGATCTGCTCTGCATCGACAGGGAAACGCGCCTCGAAGTCCGCACCGACGGAGAAGCGCTCATCATCGTCCCGCTTCGCGAAGGCACCGGGCGTCGCGTCCGAAGCGCCGCGAAACGGGTGATGGACGCCCACGATGTCACGCTGCGCAAGCTCGCCCGATGA
- a CDS encoding GIY-YIG nuclease family protein: protein MDTKETVKELKRKYKEAPKEAGVFRITNTANGKVYLGSSLNLHGPLNKHRFTLSMGSHINKALQADWQRFGADAFVFEIVEKVKPSGDPGFKVEDELELLEQIWIEKERPFGERGYNEGKKVRE from the coding sequence ATGGATACGAAGGAAACCGTGAAGGAGCTCAAGCGAAAGTACAAAGAAGCGCCCAAGGAGGCGGGGGTCTTCCGCATCACGAACACGGCGAACGGGAAGGTGTACCTCGGCTCGAGCCTCAACCTGCACGGCCCGCTGAACAAGCACAGGTTCACGCTGTCGATGGGCTCGCACATCAACAAGGCGCTCCAGGCCGACTGGCAGAGGTTCGGCGCGGACGCGTTCGTGTTCGAGATCGTGGAGAAGGTGAAGCCCTCCGGCGACCCCGGCTTCAAGGTCGAGGACGAGCTCGAGCTGCTCGAGCAGATCTGGATCGAGAAGGAGCGGCCGTTCGGCGAGAGAGGCTACAACGAGGGGAAGAAGGTCAGGGAGTAG